In Burkholderia sp. GAS332, one DNA window encodes the following:
- a CDS encoding transcriptional regulator, LysR family — protein sequence MELRQLRYFIAVAEEMNITRAANRLHMTQPPLSRQIQQIEESIGLPLFERGSRPLRLTEAGRIFYTQAKRLVDEADELAPLTRRLAQLAERIVIGFVPSTLYGALPAVIRSFREAAPHIELSLIEMFTIEQLGALKGGRIDVGFGRLRFDDAQLAREVLVEERMIAALPQDHPLARQKKPLTLAQLAQETLIVYPSTPRPSYADQQLSAMHDHALEPKAVHEVRELQTALGLVAAQVGVCLVPESVEGLRAHGVVYRPVPAANIASPIIMSRRLQDESPTTTLLCSLARELFKRV from the coding sequence ATGGAACTTCGCCAACTCCGCTACTTCATTGCGGTCGCGGAAGAGATGAACATCACGCGGGCGGCTAACCGCCTGCATATGACGCAACCGCCGCTTAGCCGCCAGATCCAGCAGATCGAGGAGAGCATTGGCCTCCCGCTGTTCGAACGGGGGTCGCGGCCGCTGCGGCTGACCGAAGCCGGCCGCATTTTTTATACACAGGCCAAGCGTTTGGTCGACGAAGCCGACGAACTCGCTCCGCTCACGCGACGTCTCGCGCAACTGGCCGAGCGCATCGTGATCGGTTTCGTACCGTCGACGCTGTATGGCGCGCTGCCCGCGGTGATCCGCTCGTTTCGCGAGGCGGCGCCGCATATCGAGTTGTCGTTGATTGAAATGTTCACGATCGAACAGCTCGGTGCCCTTAAAGGCGGCCGTATCGACGTCGGTTTTGGCCGTTTGCGTTTCGACGATGCGCAGTTGGCGCGCGAAGTACTCGTTGAAGAACGGATGATTGCCGCACTGCCGCAAGACCATCCGCTCGCACGTCAGAAGAAGCCGCTGACGCTTGCTCAGCTCGCGCAGGAAACGCTGATTGTCTATCCGAGCACGCCGCGGCCGAGCTATGCGGACCAGCAACTATCGGCGATGCATGACCATGCGCTGGAGCCCAAGGCCGTTCACGAAGTGAGGGAATTGCAAACCGCGCTGGGGCTGGTCGCGGCGCAGGTCGGCGTGTGTCTCGTGCCGGAAAGCGTGGAGGGTTTGCGTGCGCACGGCGTGGTGTACCGGCCGGTGCCGGCCGCCAATATCGCGTCGCCGATCATCATGAGCCGCCGCCTGCAGGATGAGTCGCCGACTACGACGTTACTGTGTTCGCTGGCGCGGGAGTTGTTCAAACGGGTTTGA
- a CDS encoding muconate cycloisomerase — MIATPVKIESVETILVDVPTIRPHRLSVATMNCQTLVLVRIRCADGIVGVGEGTTIGGLAYGEESPESIKVNIDTYFAPLLKDMDARRPGAAMAKLRALFQGNRFAKSAVETALFDAQAQRLGVPLSELFGGRVRDSVDVAWTLASGDTTRDIDEAERVYEAKRHRVFKLKIGSRAVADDVAHVVAIQKALEGRGEVRVDVNQAWTESEAIWAGKRFADAGIALIEQPIAAENRAGLKRLTDLAQVPIMADEALHGPADAFAIASARAADVFAIKIAQSGGLTGAAQVAAIALAANLDLYGGTMLEGAVGTIASAQLFSTFGELKWGTELFGPLLLTEEILTEPLRYENFALHLPQGPGLGITLDWAKIDRLRRDTRKGASVTLN, encoded by the coding sequence ATGATAGCAACACCCGTGAAGATCGAGAGCGTGGAGACGATTCTCGTCGACGTACCGACGATTCGTCCGCACCGGCTCTCGGTCGCGACGATGAACTGCCAGACGCTGGTGCTGGTACGCATCCGCTGCGCGGACGGCATAGTCGGCGTGGGCGAGGGCACGACCATCGGTGGCCTCGCATACGGTGAGGAAAGCCCGGAAAGTATCAAGGTCAACATCGATACGTACTTCGCGCCGCTGCTCAAGGATATGGATGCGCGTCGTCCAGGCGCGGCGATGGCGAAGTTGCGGGCGCTGTTTCAGGGCAACCGTTTTGCGAAGTCCGCGGTTGAAACCGCGTTGTTCGATGCTCAGGCGCAGCGCCTCGGCGTGCCCCTGTCGGAGTTGTTCGGCGGCCGCGTGCGCGATTCTGTGGACGTTGCATGGACCCTCGCGAGTGGCGACACGACCCGCGATATCGACGAAGCCGAGCGCGTGTACGAAGCGAAGCGCCATCGCGTGTTCAAGCTGAAGATCGGCTCGCGCGCGGTGGCTGACGACGTCGCGCACGTCGTGGCCATTCAGAAAGCGCTGGAAGGACGCGGCGAAGTGCGTGTCGACGTGAACCAGGCATGGACTGAATCCGAAGCGATCTGGGCAGGCAAGCGTTTCGCCGACGCGGGCATTGCACTGATCGAGCAGCCGATCGCCGCGGAGAACCGTGCGGGCCTCAAACGTCTGACCGATCTCGCTCAGGTGCCGATCATGGCCGACGAAGCGCTGCACGGCCCGGCGGATGCCTTCGCCATTGCCAGTGCGCGTGCCGCCGACGTATTCGCCATCAAGATCGCGCAATCGGGCGGTCTGACGGGCGCCGCGCAGGTGGCGGCGATTGCGCTTGCGGCGAACCTCGACCTGTACGGCGGCACGATGCTCGAAGGCGCGGTAGGCACGATCGCCTCGGCGCAACTCTTCAGCACCTTCGGCGAACTGAAGTGGGGCACTGAACTGTTCGGGCCGTTGCTGCTGACCGAAGAGATTCTCACTGAACCGCTGCGTTACGAGAATTTTGCTTTGCATCTTCCCCAAGGGCCGGGTCTTGGCATCACGCTCGACTGGGCCAAGATCGATCGCTTGCGGCGCGATACGCGCAAAGGCGCAAGCGTCACCCTGAACTGA
- a CDS encoding catechol 1,2-dioxygenase, producing MNKQSIDALLQKINDSATHEGNPRTKQIVNRIIKDLFYTIEDLDVQPAEFWTALNYLGDAGKSGELGLLAAGLGFEHFLDLRLDEAETKAGIEGGTPRTIEGPLYVAGAPVSDGHARLDDGTDPGQTLVMRGRVLGEDGKPLANALVEVWHANHLGNYSYFDKSQPAFNLRRSIRTDAEGKYSFRSVVPVGYSVPPQGQTQLLLDQLGRHGHRPAHIHFFVSAPGCRKLTTQINIDGDPYLWDDFAFATRDGLVPAVKQAEGAEGKPYGVEGQFALIDFDFTLFKERDNLPGAEVERARAEA from the coding sequence ATGAACAAGCAATCCATCGACGCGCTGTTGCAGAAGATCAACGACAGCGCCACCCACGAAGGCAATCCGCGCACCAAGCAGATCGTCAATCGCATCATCAAGGATCTGTTCTATACGATCGAAGACCTCGATGTGCAGCCGGCCGAGTTCTGGACCGCGCTGAATTATCTCGGCGACGCGGGCAAGAGCGGCGAACTCGGTCTGCTGGCCGCGGGCCTCGGCTTCGAGCACTTTCTCGACCTGCGTCTGGACGAAGCGGAAACCAAGGCCGGTATCGAAGGCGGCACGCCGCGCACCATCGAAGGTCCGTTATATGTGGCGGGCGCACCGGTGTCCGACGGTCATGCACGACTGGATGACGGCACCGATCCGGGTCAGACACTGGTGATGCGCGGCCGCGTGCTCGGCGAAGACGGCAAGCCGTTGGCGAATGCGCTGGTTGAAGTGTGGCACGCGAATCATCTCGGCAATTACTCGTACTTTGACAAGTCGCAGCCGGCCTTCAATCTGCGCCGCTCGATTCGTACGGATGCCGAGGGCAAGTACAGTTTCCGCAGCGTGGTGCCGGTGGGTTACTCGGTGCCGCCGCAAGGGCAGACGCAGCTGTTGCTCGATCAGTTGGGCCGTCATGGGCATCGTCCGGCACATATCCACTTCTTCGTTTCGGCGCCAGGCTGCCGCAAGCTGACCACGCAGATCAACATCGACGGCGATCCGTATCTGTGGGACGACTTCGCGTTCGCCACGCGCGACGGCCTCGTCCCGGCCGTTAAGCAGGCCGAGGGTGCGGAAGGCAAACCTTACGGTGTGGAAGGCCAGTTCGCGCTGATCGATTTCGACTTCACGCTGTTCAAGGAGCGCGACAACCTGCCGGGCGCTGAAGTGGAACGCGCACGCGCCGAAGCCTGA
- a CDS encoding muconolactone delta-isomerase, which translates to MLFHVEMTVNLPPEMDAERAARLKADEKAMSQKLQEEGVWRHLWRIAGRYANISVFDVDSPAHLHDVLSQLPLFPYMDVEVRALCRHASSIRDDDR; encoded by the coding sequence ATGCTGTTTCACGTTGAGATGACCGTCAACCTGCCGCCCGAGATGGACGCGGAACGCGCCGCGCGTCTTAAGGCCGATGAGAAAGCGATGTCGCAGAAGCTGCAGGAGGAGGGCGTATGGCGGCACTTGTGGCGTATCGCCGGGCGCTACGCGAATATCAGCGTGTTCGATGTGGACAGCCCCGCGCATCTGCATGACGTGCTGAGCCAGTTGCCGCTGTTTCCGTATATGGACGTCGAAGTGCGCGCGCTGTGCCGGCATGCCTCCTCGATTCGCGACGACGACCGGTAA
- a CDS encoding vanillate O-demethylase ferredoxin subunit encodes MERNTFNVRVDSVRDEAHGVRSFSVSRLDGQPFDHYEPGAHIDVTGPSGVTRQYSLCGDPDHREAHLFAVKREDASRGGSRSLHDDVTVGSELTIGAPRNLFQLAPDASDHILIAAGIGVTPLLSMAYRLLKQKQSFVLHYFARSAEHAAFLPLLSRAPFSDFVRFHFGVEPQQLDTVLAECVASARDDTHLYTCGPGPFMERVVAVGETRVTAEAIHLERFAAEPASAARGEANALDTFDVQIASSGATVSVDKHTTIVAALASIGIEVDTSCGEGVCGTCMVDVVSGTPEHRDHCLSKAERASGTVICCCVSRATSPLLVLDL; translated from the coding sequence ATGGAAAGAAACACCTTCAACGTTCGCGTCGACAGCGTGCGTGACGAAGCACACGGCGTGCGCTCGTTCAGCGTCTCGCGGCTGGACGGCCAACCGTTCGACCACTACGAACCCGGCGCGCACATCGACGTCACCGGCCCCTCGGGCGTCACACGGCAGTATTCGCTATGCGGCGACCCGGATCATCGTGAAGCGCATCTGTTTGCGGTCAAGCGCGAAGACGCGTCGCGCGGCGGCTCACGCTCGCTGCATGACGACGTGACAGTCGGCAGCGAATTGACGATCGGTGCGCCGCGCAATCTGTTCCAACTCGCGCCCGACGCAAGCGACCACATTCTGATTGCGGCGGGCATTGGCGTGACGCCGCTGTTGAGCATGGCCTATCGGCTGCTCAAGCAGAAACAGTCCTTTGTATTGCATTATTTCGCGCGCAGCGCGGAGCATGCGGCGTTCTTGCCGCTGCTGTCGCGCGCACCGTTCAGTGATTTCGTGCGATTTCATTTCGGCGTCGAGCCACAGCAACTGGATACGGTGCTGGCCGAATGCGTGGCAAGTGCGCGCGACGACACGCATCTCTATACCTGCGGCCCGGGTCCCTTCATGGAGCGCGTGGTGGCGGTCGGCGAAACGCGAGTGACTGCTGAGGCGATCCATCTCGAACGTTTCGCCGCCGAGCCTGCTTCGGCGGCTAGGGGCGAAGCGAACGCGCTCGATACATTCGACGTGCAGATCGCCAGCAGCGGTGCAACGGTAAGCGTGGATAAACACACGACGATCGTCGCGGCGCTGGCGTCGATCGGCATCGAAGTCGATACGTCGTGTGGCGAAGGAGTATGCGGTACGTGCATGGTCGACGTGGTGAGCGGCACGCCCGAACATCGCGACCATTGCCTGAGTAAAGCCGAACGCGCCAGCGGCACGGTGATCTGCTGCTGCGTCTCACGCGCCACGTCACCGCTGCTGGTGCTGGATCTTTAA
- a CDS encoding transcriptional regulator, LysR family, whose translation MRFDLIDLRLFLHILETGSITHGAARANMSLPSASARLRGMEEALGVPLLERGRRGVESTATGDTLAHHARLVLGQIDRMEGELGEHQAGRKACIRLWTNTAAITEFLPSAVGLFLRDHPNVQIDLKERQSTETVKAVLSGTAEIGIISDAVEHGALQTLPFAVDKLVLITSRDDPLGARRRVTLAEVADREFIGLSTNSALHAYLGDRALLAGQPLSVRAHMRTFDSVCCMVEQGAGIAIVPATAAKRYRSTPGIRTIELTDSWATRQLLICMRELNALKQPEKALVRHLAGG comes from the coding sequence ATGCGCTTCGACCTGATCGACCTCCGCCTCTTCCTTCACATCCTCGAAACCGGCAGCATCACGCACGGCGCGGCACGCGCGAACATGTCGCTGCCTTCGGCCAGCGCGCGTTTGCGTGGCATGGAAGAAGCATTGGGTGTGCCGTTGCTGGAGCGGGGTCGGCGCGGCGTAGAGTCCACCGCGACAGGCGATACGCTGGCGCATCACGCGAGACTCGTGCTCGGCCAGATCGACCGGATGGAAGGCGAGCTTGGCGAACATCAGGCCGGACGCAAGGCGTGCATCCGTCTGTGGACCAATACCGCCGCGATCACCGAGTTTTTGCCGTCTGCGGTCGGCCTGTTTTTGCGCGATCACCCTAACGTGCAGATCGATCTGAAGGAACGGCAAAGTACCGAAACCGTGAAAGCGGTGCTGTCCGGCACGGCGGAAATCGGCATCATCTCGGATGCCGTCGAACACGGCGCGTTGCAGACGCTGCCCTTCGCCGTCGACAAACTCGTGCTGATCACAAGCCGCGACGACCCGCTGGGCGCCCGCCGACGCGTGACGCTTGCGGAAGTGGCTGACCGTGAATTCATTGGTTTGAGTACGAACAGTGCGTTGCACGCCTACCTTGGCGACCGCGCACTGCTAGCCGGGCAGCCGCTGAGCGTCCGGGCGCACATGCGAACCTTCGACAGCGTCTGCTGCATGGTCGAACAAGGCGCGGGCATCGCGATCGTGCCGGCCACCGCCGCGAAACGCTATCGCAGCACGCCGGGCATTCGCACGATCGAACTGACGGACAGTTGGGCCACGCGTCAGTTGCTGATCTGCATGCGCGAGCTGAACGCGCTGAAACAGCCGGAAAAAGCACTCGTCCGGCATCTGGCCGGGGGCTGA
- a CDS encoding transcriptional regulator, LysR family, whose product MTQLRADVTRFLNDRLDWNLLRTFLVIMQERSVSRAAARLHLTQPAVSQALKRLEDTLGRNLIQRRGPHFEPTRAGEEVYRIASDIYGHMSRLETELDDRSDDITGSIRLLTVSRIDSGVYDEFLAEFHKTYPRVDLQIEVMRSSDIISSLLQKTATAGLGLCRTPVDKLEQRCFLRQRYALFCGRHHRLFGRHALSIDQLLAENFVSFTSDQIGDSLSPLTVFRDQRGFTGRIVAASPSLDEVRRLIFAGYGIGCLPEHIVRDDLAQQRLWRLPPEEGLVDVDIDLLWLRARKMNAAEQAFLDGMERTMQRYALPERLAPR is encoded by the coding sequence ATGACTCAGCTGCGCGCGGACGTCACGCGTTTTTTGAATGACAGGCTCGACTGGAACCTGCTGCGCACGTTTCTCGTGATCATGCAGGAGCGTAGCGTGAGCCGTGCCGCGGCCCGTTTGCATCTGACGCAACCCGCGGTCAGCCAGGCGCTCAAACGGCTCGAAGACACGCTCGGGCGCAATCTGATCCAGCGCCGCGGCCCGCACTTCGAACCGACTCGCGCCGGCGAGGAGGTGTACCGGATCGCCAGCGATATTTACGGCCACATGTCGCGACTCGAAACCGAACTCGACGACCGCAGCGACGACATCACCGGGTCAATCCGGCTCCTGACGGTAAGCCGGATCGACTCCGGCGTCTATGACGAATTCCTCGCGGAATTCCACAAGACCTATCCGCGCGTGGATTTGCAGATCGAAGTGATGCGCTCATCGGACATCATCTCGTCACTGCTGCAAAAGACGGCCACTGCCGGCCTCGGTCTATGCCGAACGCCCGTCGACAAACTCGAGCAACGCTGTTTTCTGCGGCAACGGTATGCGCTGTTTTGCGGACGGCATCATCGGCTGTTCGGGCGGCATGCGCTGTCGATCGATCAGCTGCTCGCGGAAAACTTCGTGTCGTTCACCAGCGACCAGATCGGCGACAGTCTCTCGCCGCTCACCGTGTTTCGCGATCAACGCGGCTTTACCGGACGTATCGTGGCGGCTTCACCGAGCCTCGACGAAGTGCGTCGGCTGATCTTCGCCGGCTATGGCATCGGCTGCCTGCCCGAACACATCGTGCGCGACGATCTCGCGCAACAGCGGCTTTGGCGCCTGCCGCCCGAAGAGGGGCTAGTGGACGTCGATATCGATCTGCTGTGGCTGCGCGCGCGCAAGATGAACGCCGCCGAGCAGGCGTTTCTCGACGGCATGGAGCGCACGATGCAACGCTACGCGCTGCCTGAGCGGCTTGCGCCGCGTTGA